CTTCTTGCCGACCTGATAATAATCAAGTGCCTGCTCTACAGGTATTTTCTGCCTTAACGATTTCACAATCTCTTTCTGGACAAGCTCTTCAACACCCTTCCCATCAGGGGCGCGCGCAATGTAATCAATGTCTGCAACCTGGAGAAGTTCTTTTATAATCAGCTCTCCCCCCCTGTCGCCGTCGGTAAAAGCCGTAACGGTCTTTTTCCTGCATAGATCCATCACTGCCTGTGGCACGTTGGTACCGCCAACTGCGATGGAGTTCTTAATGCCGTACCTTAGAAGGTTCAGCACATCCGCACGACCCTCAACCACGATTATGGCATCCGATTCAAGCACATTGGGTCCCATCGGGATATTATCCTTTCCGTACGTGGTCATCTCCTCTATTCTGACCGACTGCCTCACTTCATCTACGATTTCCTGGCTTTCGGGGAGCATCTCATCGAACATCGCAGTAAGAATCTGCTTTGCGCGGTCTACTACCTGTTTTCTTTTTGAAGACCTTACATCTTCTATTTTTGACACACTGATGTTTGAAATGCAGGGACCAATCCTGTCAATAGTTTCAAGGCTGGCGGCAAGGACTGCTGTTTCAACCTTATCAAGACTTGAGGGTATTTCTATAGTTCCCGTTGATTTGCCCATGTTTGATTTAATATTGACCTCAAGCCTTCCTATTCTCCCGCTCTTCTGCAATTCCCTGAGGTCAAGGTCACTGCCTATTAGACCTTCTGTCTGTCCGAATATCGCCCCAACAACGTCCGGTCGTTCAATGACTCCGTCTGCTTTTATTGTAGCATGAATAATATATTTTGTTGTATCTGAATTTTGCATGTTTATTGCCTCCCTAAGAACAGTGTTAGAAAAAGAGTTTCATCGGTTGAGACAAGGCTATCTTTGACGTCTTTATCCTGAAACTAATAAATTGTGTACTAGTTTCAGTCTGTTTATTTTACATTTCAAACCGGAAATAACAAGTAACATTGATTTATCAGGTCACAATTAGTGTTTGTGACCCCCATGTAATTGTGAATATCTAATCCTAACTACTTTTCTTTGGATGATCATTTGCATGGATGTTATTATGTTGCATCCATGCATGCACTACTCTTATTGTATGAATTACCTTAAAAACATTGTGGTCTGAAAATAGTATTCACCTGGATGTTTCATTTTTTTTAAATCGATTTTCTTATACTCAGGAAAAGTATTTTAATCAGCAGTATTATAGAATACCGTAGGTAAGATACCTATTTCGGAGTTAATTTTAAATACTATTGGAGCTATCGTCGGCTTCCCCAACGAGAGAAAAAAATGCCAGAATATACGTTATTCTTAGGTTGCATCATCCCGGCACGTTTTCCTTTCATGGAAAAGTCAACACGGCTCGTTTTATCCAGGCTCGGCTGTGTTCTGCACGACCTTCCCGGCGCGACCTGCTGCCCCACAAAAAGCATAGTCAAGCCACTGGGAGACATGGCATGGTACGTCACAGCAGCCAGAAACCTCGCCCTTGCGGAAAAAGCCGGGCACGATTTACTCATTCCATGCAACGGATGCTACAGCACATTGAAATCCGTGGAGGTTGAACTGCGGGTAAATCCCCTTCTTCGCGAGCAGGTGAATAACATACTATCATCTGCTGATCTGGAATATAAGGGAACCATAGAGGTAAAGCATCTTGTTGAAGTACTGCATGATGAAATAGGCATCCCTAAAATAAAACAGCACATCATCAAGCCATTTGACGGCATGAAAATCGCAGCGCATGCAGGCTGCCACATGCTCCGCCCAAGCTCTTCCATATTCTTTGACGACCCGAATAAACCAAAAAAGTTCGATGCATTGATAGAAGCCCTTGGAGCAAAGAGCATAGAATATGAGACCAAGATGTTATGCTGCGGCGGGAATCTGAATGCCGCTGACGAACCCGATGAAGCCACAGCCCTTGCACGCATGAAATTACTTGAGGTCACAAAAAAAGCAGATGCCATTTCGCTCACCTGCCCCTCGTGCTTCATGCAGTACGATTCCAGGCAATACCTGATGCAGAAAAGCGGAGAAAAACTCCATGTGCCCGTGCTCTACTACCCCGAATTAGTTGGTCTTGCCATGGGCTTCACGCCTGACGAGCTCGGGATGGACATGCACAGGATAGACGCCGCAGAGTTCCTGTCCAAGTGGGATTCAAGATACAAATATCTAAAAACGCTCAAAGAGGTATTTGACCTGCCCTCTATTCGCAAATGCTACGAGTGCGGAGCATGCGTTAACGATTGTCCTGTTGTGAAGATAACCCCTGAATTCAATCCCAATGAGATTATAGGCAGGTTGCTGTCTGGAGAGCTTGAGGCTGTAATCGACTCCCACAATATATGGCGGTGTGTGGATTGCTATACCTGCTATGAACTCTGCCCGCAGAAAATGGGAATGAACAAGGTATTTGATAAGCTAAAGCAACTGGCGCTTGAAAAAGGAAAGGGGCCGAAAGGCTTTGCCGCAAGTATCGAGATGTTCAGGAAGGAAGGGAGACTGGGCGAGCCCACATCTGTTAGAAAGAAACTGAAACTTCCTGAGCCTCCAAAGAGCGGGGGAGAGGAATTAAAAAAATTATTGCTAATAGTAAAAGGAGAAGAAAATGAAGTGTGATAATTTGATGAACTCGAGGGAAATCAATCCATATAGACGCGTTCATCAAAAAATACCATCCGGGTGTGCGATTTCCGGACTGATGAGTGAAGAAGGCAGACGCATTGGCGGCAGTGTGATACTAAAATCCATCGCCTGCATGCACGACCGCTCAAACGGGCTTGGAGGAGGTTTCGCGGCCTATGGTATTTATCCGAAACGAAAACATCAGTATGCTTTCCACATGATGTACGATAACATGGCAGCAAAAGAGGCCACTGAAGAATTCTTCAAGGATGTCTTCAACGTTGATACGGATGAACCCATTCCCACACACAAGGAGGACGGGGTATCAAATCCCCCTATACTCTGGAGATACTTCCTTGAGGTGCCTGAGAACAAGCTTGAGTTCCTCTCAGAACGGGATTATGTCATGAAGATCGTCATGAGGATAAACTCAGAGATAGAAGGTGCATTTGTGGCATCAAGCGGAAAGAACATGGGTGCCTTCAAAGGCGTGGGATACCCCGAAAATATCGGCAAGTTCTATAAACTGGAGGATTACAGCGCGTATATCTGGACAGCCCACGGCAGGTTCCCCACCAATACGCCCGGCTGGTGGGGAGGGGCTCATCCATTTACGCTCCTTGACTGGTCTGTGGTGCACAATGGCGAGATTTCATCGTATGGAATTAACAAGCGCTACCTTGAGATGTTCGGGTACAAGCTTGAACTGCGGACTGATACCGAAGTTATTGCATATCTTTTTGACCTGCTTGTGAGAAGGCATAAGCTTCCGATAGAAAAAGCTGTTACGGCACTTGCCTCGCCGTTCTGGAAAGACATAGACCGCATGGAGCCTGAGCAAAAAAAAATTTCCACAGCAATCAGGCAGGTATATGGAAGTACGCTTTTAAATGGCCCATTCAGCATAATCCTCGGTCACAGCAACGGCATGATAGGCTTAAACGACAGGATAAAACTTCGCCCCATGACTGCAGCACGAAAGGACGACATGCTCTACATGGCATCCGAAGAATCGGCAATACGGGAAATCGCTCCCGACCTTGATGAGGTGTGGAGCCCGAGGGCAGGCACGGCTGTGATTGGCACCCTGAAAACGGAGGTGGAATGATGGAATCACAGCTTCCTGCAGAGTTCACCGTGAACGTTGACCATGAAAGGTGCCGGAGGTGCAAGCGCTGTGTGATAAACTGCAGTTTCAACGCGATTGAATTTAAGGACAAAGTCACGCCGAATCACCTACCAGGAGGGTGAGAATGACGAGTTCGTAACCCCTACCGTCGTTGTCGATGGAAACGGGAAGCCCCAAGGATCCATCCGGAGTGGTGATGCGGTTATCTTTGCGAATTTCCGCGCGGACCGAGCACGGCAACTCACCCGGGCATTGGCCGATCCACGCTTTGCGGAATTTGAGCGGAAAGACCCACCTGCTCTACTCGGCTTTGTCACCATGACCGAATATGATGCCACATTTCCCTACCCGGTAGTCTTTCCTCCCGAAAACCTCACCCAAACGCTGGGCGAACACTACTCGCGTCTCGGGTACCGACAGCTGCGGATTGCCGAAACGGAAAAGTACGCCCACGTCACCTATTTTTTCAGCGGCGGCCGTGAGAAACCTTTCGAGAACGAGGAAAGGATCCTCATTCCATCTCCAAGAGATGTGCCCACTTATGACCACAAGCCGGAGATGAGTGCGATTCCTTTGACCGATGCCGTTCTCTCTCAGATCGACTCTTCTCGTTTCGACCTGATCATCCTCAATTATGCAAATCTGGATATGGTGGGCCACACCGGGGTTATTCCGGCTGCAATTAAGGCGTGTGAGACCGTGGACAAACAACTCGGCAGAGTTATCGCAGCGCTCTCCCGGATTGGCGGAAACGCTATCATCACCGCCGATCACGGCAATGCCGAGTGTATGATTGATCCCGAAACCGGAGGGCCCCACACAGCACACACGTCCAACAAGGTCCCCTGTATCATCGTCGGCGATTCTGCACGGGGCCGACCGATCAGGACGGAAGGAATCCTTGCCGATGTTGCTCCCACCATCCTCAAGCTCGCAGGCCTCCCATTGCCCCAGGAAATGACAGGCGAATCTTTGCTGGGAGACTGACAGCCTCCGGGCTGCAGGAAATCTTCCATTACGATCCACTTAGGAAAGAAACATGAAGGCCCGGCCTGCAAGGGTCTTGAG
This DNA window, taken from Candidatus Methanoperedens sp., encodes the following:
- a CDS encoding glutamine amidotransferase family protein; translation: MKCDNLMNSREINPYRRVHQKIPSGCAISGLMSEEGRRIGGSVILKSIACMHDRSNGLGGGFAAYGIYPKRKHQYAFHMMYDNMAAKEATEEFFKDVFNVDTDEPIPTHKEDGVSNPPILWRYFLEVPENKLEFLSERDYVMKIVMRINSEIEGAFVASSGKNMGAFKGVGYPENIGKFYKLEDYSAYIWTAHGRFPTNTPGWWGGAHPFTLLDWSVVHNGEISSYGINKRYLEMFGYKLELRTDTEVIAYLFDLLVRRHKLPIEKAVTALASPFWKDIDRMEPEQKKISTAIRQVYGSTLLNGPFSIILGHSNGMIGLNDRIKLRPMTAARKDDMLYMASEESAIREIAPDLDEVWSPRAGTAVIGTLKTEVE
- the dnaG gene encoding DNA primase DnaG; this encodes MQNSDTTKYIIHATIKADGVIERPDVVGAIFGQTEGLIGSDLDLRELQKSGRIGRLEVNIKSNMGKSTGTIEIPSSLDKVETAVLAASLETIDRIGPCISNISVSKIEDVRSSKRKQVVDRAKQILTAMFDEMLPESQEIVDEVRQSVRIEEMTTYGKDNIPMGPNVLESDAIIVVEGRADVLNLLRYGIKNSIAVGGTNVPQAVMDLCRKKTVTAFTDGDRGGELIIKELLQVADIDYIARAPDGKGVEELVQKEIVKSLRQKIPVEQALDYYQVGKKRRLAIVAATRKKTAGKGVSEVPEENEMKPAKEELAEFEAVEAEKPRVREEPKEEKEIKESPFQEHITQLKGTLSARLIDEQNNTISEVPVRDLASALKDSNGNVKSVVFDGVITQRIVDIAAEKGIENMIGAKMGSLVKTPVSIHIETSSEL
- the gpmI gene encoding 2,3-bisphosphoglycerate-independent phosphoglycerate mutase, which encodes MNLRTKSRRITYQEGENDEFVTPTVVVDGNGKPQGSIRSGDAVIFANFRADRARQLTRALADPRFAEFERKDPPALLGFVTMTEYDATFPYPVVFPPENLTQTLGEHYSRLGYRQLRIAETEKYAHVTYFFSGGREKPFENEERILIPSPRDVPTYDHKPEMSAIPLTDAVLSQIDSSRFDLIILNYANLDMVGHTGVIPAAIKACETVDKQLGRVIAALSRIGGNAIITADHGNAECMIDPETGGPHTAHTSNKVPCIIVGDSARGRPIRTEGILADVAPTILKLAGLPLPQEMTGESLLGD
- a CDS encoding heterodisulfide reductase-related iron-sulfur binding cluster; the protein is MPEYTLFLGCIIPARFPFMEKSTRLVLSRLGCVLHDLPGATCCPTKSIVKPLGDMAWYVTAARNLALAEKAGHDLLIPCNGCYSTLKSVEVELRVNPLLREQVNNILSSADLEYKGTIEVKHLVEVLHDEIGIPKIKQHIIKPFDGMKIAAHAGCHMLRPSSSIFFDDPNKPKKFDALIEALGAKSIEYETKMLCCGGNLNAADEPDEATALARMKLLEVTKKADAISLTCPSCFMQYDSRQYLMQKSGEKLHVPVLYYPELVGLAMGFTPDELGMDMHRIDAAEFLSKWDSRYKYLKTLKEVFDLPSIRKCYECGACVNDCPVVKITPEFNPNEIIGRLLSGELEAVIDSHNIWRCVDCYTCYELCPQKMGMNKVFDKLKQLALEKGKGPKGFAASIEMFRKEGRLGEPTSVRKKLKLPEPPKSGGEELKKLLLIVKGEENEV